The Micropterus dolomieu isolate WLL.071019.BEF.003 ecotype Adirondacks linkage group LG14, ASM2129224v1, whole genome shotgun sequence DNA segment CGGCCCAAGCCCAAAAAGCACACACTGCTTTTTGGTCTATTTCCGCCTAAATAGGACCAAGATTTACAGactgaacatcatgttgtattgaagaaaaCGTGAAACTAGAGACTGACTCATTATGAAAGTTACTGGCCCCAAGACAAGGtactgaggtaataattcaGATGAAAAGTAGCCtcattaggggtccaagccccaGTGGGTTCGGAACCCGTGAACGCAAGGCATTGCAgttcccagtaccagcggaGCAGGGAATCgttctctttttaaaaattttttccTTCCGTGCATAAAACTGATACTGCGGCCTAAACGGTAAATGCTAGGGAAGCGAAACTCACAAGGTAGGTTCACAGCCTCAAGAGTACCTCAGGCACAAAATTTCACACACTTCTgcctctagggggcgctataagcaagATCAACACATTTGAGCTTGGAACTCCCACCTACAAAGGCACATATCAAATACCTTATATCCACGTGttcgggggatcgagctgaattTCGTGGGATAGGCCACGCCTATTTCCGCCTGTAAAGTTCTagttttaccattatttctaatggaaccagacttTTTCGCAACCAGTGAactcaccccctgctggccgttagagagaatgcaagTTTAAATTccatctgcatggtttcactttcagacccagaggttgccgcttgattgagattagagaaataacatttgacagcCACTCGTCATGTCACTACAACTCTTGATTTGCCAACAGCGCATGACAAGTagtgcaaaacaactgcaggatgctGAGTTTCCAATGTGATTTTTTGTTTTcgtttttttaaatactaatgtttttgcactggccTGATTGGGCCAGTGAGTTTATAGTTCATCAGTACTgacgttactttttactggcgCCCTGGCCATCGTTCTTGTCGAGCCCTGAAACCTGAAGCCTAATAAGAACGGCAAGGAAGCAGCAGCAAGTCAACAACGGCCAAGAGTTTCATTTCATCCACAACCAGTGTGATAATGACAGCAGATGATTGCAACATGGACAGTCAGCCTTACAGATCAGATCAGAAAAGAGATCACGCTGTGTCGTACTGCTTTGACTCATGGGACACAAATGACAGCGCATGCGTGTGAGAAAGGCCTCACCTGTGCCGTGCTTTGGCAGTGCAGTACTTGAGGTTCTTGTCCGGCTCGTTGACCTGTCCTTCTCTCCAGCACTGACCACACACAAACTTCATTTTCAGGTTGAGGGGCCGCCCTCTTCCTGCCCCTGCTCCTAACCCTCctacccccaccccacccactGGGCTGACACCGCTTCCACCGATGCCATCTCCCCCTACCCCCCCGCCCCCACACCCCATACTCCCTATTCCTCCTACAGGTATGCTGCTGCTCGGGTGGGGGATATGGATAGgctgaaacacagacagagagaaataagaAGTTAATAGTTATGAAACAGAAATCAGTTTTCGCTTACTTACTCAATTTTGGGTGAAGCTGGATAAACAATCAGGGCCTGAGTGGTCAAGGAAAATGAAGTATGCAAGAACAATATCTCAGTGAGTATACATTTGGAAGCAGTGCTGTATTAGGCACCTGTTTTGTTAGAGGTTTACAGGAGCCTTAACCTGGATTGCACAAGCTTCTGTACTCGTAGTCTACAGGTGAAGTTCCTATTCAGGTGAAAAGAACTGACTGGCTGGCTGTGTATCCGCAGCCGTATATGGCTGTCGCTGCTGTACCAGGGCTAACCCCGGAAATTTGCAGTTACAACGACTGCAGTCCAGGAAGAaccaccatatttaactggtgagaaaaacaacaaacaaaaaaacattgcaagACATGCAAGTGCCCTTTCCTGTCTCACCTTCTGCTGCTTCTGTGCGTTCTGCTCTAGCCTTTGCCAGTGTCTCTTTGACTCCTGCACCATCTCTTCATGGGTGATACCTGAAGGAAATATTAGGGAACAGCAACATGGAAACAGTCTTCTTGTTTACCAACTTTTTATGAATACATTTGGCAAGATtccattatcatcatcatcatcatttcagtATTGCCAATATGGAGGACCTCTAATGTTAATCATAGAAAGCAACGTTAtgtactggattacattttattatatttaaaagcTAAATATTTTCCTTCTACGTTGAacaatatcacaatatattCAACAAACTGAAAAGACAGCCGATGTATGTGTTCTACCCACCAGTGTCCTGCTGCAGGACCCAGCATTTGAGCTCTATGACGGAGTGAGCAAAGGAGCAGCTGTCCTCACGCTGGCAGCCGTAGCGAACCTCGTGGCGACACACGTCGAACTGGCAGAGAGGGTGCAGGGGACGCACTTTACTGTAGCGCACATTGGCTGACCTCACCACATGCACCAGGCACCTGCAGCGGAGAGAGGTGCATAATAATTCTGTACAATGGCAATAAGGCATGTTTATGTAACAGCTTTTAATCCACTCTGTGTTTCTTCCCACAATTAATAAACCTAAGTAAACTGAATTTGAAGacttttttttagcaaaatgaagacacaaaaaatCCACTACACTCACTTGTTGTCGTCGAATGGGTGTCGAGCTGTGAGGTTTGAACAGACTGCTAAGTTTTCTTTGCTGCGCTTGCTGATAATGCGAGGCTTACTGTCAAAACATTCCTGTTGTAAGAGGAAGAGATGCAGATAAGCCAAAGTCTTGTCTCAAAAGTACCGGcctaaagaaacacacagactgcGGTCTCACCTCACAGAGGAACATGAACATGCccatgtgaagctgcagcagtctgGTGACGCTGAGCGCTCGTCTCTCTGTGCTGCCCAGCGGATCAAACAGCAGCTCTCGGCTCAGCGCACCCTTCCTCTCCTGGGTCCACACGTCAATCTCCTCCTGGCAGTAAGCAAATGTACAGTTCTCCCCATACTGGCACTCCTGACGCTCCTGCACCTCTGTGAGacccagggagagagagaaggataAACAGCATATAAACACTTTTTTGCTATACTCCATTTGGCTGTTGGGGCTTTTTTCCCCACCTTCAAAACACATTCAAGTAATAGTCATAATTTATCCATACCTTTACAGAGTACAAATGCCCCTAGAAAGTTGTTCCGTGCCGGCCTGGGACGAATCCTCTTCCAAGTGGGATCATCTGTGTTTTTAAGGCGGCACAGCAGCACATCCCTCTTGCAGCGGTGTGCTGCCTCTGGCTGATATTTGTAGTCCATCACTCGCAGACCTGTGAgcaagaggaagaaagaaggtTAAATTACCCAGTTAAGACTGTTGTAGGGTGAGATACACTCTGTAAATGATGTTTCAATTGCTACTGGTCAATGatagaaacatttaaaacccTGCTCAGGTGTTTCACATAAGGAGACGACAATGGCGCAACATCCCACTGAacatctgtaaaaataaattagaaaaaaaaaaaaaaaaaaaaaaagagtcgcTGGtctaagtagtagtagtaatagtaagaGAAAGTGAATTGTTGATTTGAACCAACCTATTCGGCTGTAACAGGCATGACAGGCCTGCCGAAACTCATGTGTGGCCATCAGAGGATTCCTGGAGAGTAGAGACAGGTTGGTTCCTGCTGGACCAttctgaggaagaagagggggaCAAAAAGGCTTAGCAGCATAGACTGAAATGGCTGCTAGTTCATAAAAACTGGCTTCCATAAAAACAGTACCATGTAAAAGCAGTTTGTCCTGCTAGAGATGATGCTAAATGTAATAAAGAACTCTGTGTGTGCACGTTACTCACTACATGTGCAGCACTGTGGTTGCGCATTCCAGGGATAAAGCTGTGACACACTCGTCCCCCTAAAGACCAAGACACAAGGACACGGATGTCAGACACCATTTTGTAATGGAGCTGACTCACACTGTCGGCTGCTGGCAAAAATCTCAGGCCATCTCCCTAGGAACTGTGCTCTGGTAACTAAGTACGAGCAAGCTAAGATATTGCACTGGGTCAAAATGGGAAACTTAAATTAATATTCAGTTACACGTACAACACAATATTTTTTGAGTAAACAAGATGGTCTGTGTGAAGAGCTAAAAGACACTTTAGCAGAAAACTAGAATTAAAAAGGTATAATATGAAACATTTCCGCaataaaatgccaaaaaatGACGACctgttatatattttgttgagaTGGGTACTTACATTATCCCATGTGTTTCAAACAATGttcaaacattatttctctccgcTATCCAGTTCAACCAACAGGCCAACAAGACTGTTTCCCTACATTAGACAGAGACACATTTAACCCTTTGCTCACCAGGGAGAGTGTATTCAGACAACGAGTCCAACCCGCCAGCGGCTACTCCTGCCGCCTTCCCTTCTCCATCCGTGGCCCCTGTGGGGAAGCTCCCTCCCAGTGCGTCCTGCGCCTGGGTGGAGCCCTGGTCCCGCTGGGCCAGCGGCGGGTAAGGCTCCAGAGGGGATAGTTCACTCAtggaggagctgaagaaggCTGAGGTAAGCTGGGTTGATGGGGCTGGAAGGTTTGGGGAGTACGGAGGCCGGAGACCCACCGCTGTGTTAGGAAGGTTGGTGGGGATAGCACCCTGGACTGGACTCTGGAccggcagacagacagaggtgaaCATTGCGAGAGCCTACCAATTACAGTAATGCCTACTAAAAACACACATGTCCCTCCCTGCTGAATACTACAAAAGGCATTTCTAAATTTAAGTGAGcaaaaatttacaaaaagaccaacttgaaataaatgtgaaaataacaacaatacaGGTCCCTCACTCATCTGTCCTTCACCCACCTCACTGACTTTTTTGGGGATGCACTCCAGCAGACTGTCTAGCTCGTCCTTGATGACGCTGCTGCTGCATTCGTCCATGTGTTCCGACACAGGGACGGAGTATGGCATAGGAGGGGCCTGGCTGCTGGGGCTCTCCGACAGGTCAGTGCATGGGGTCACCACAGGGGTCGCCGGGTCATCGCTCACAGGAATGGGTGTGGCCAACGGAGCGGGAATGCACTGCGCACTAGACAGGTCCCCTGAGGAGGATGACAACAGCAATGGAGATAAGGAAATGAATGTGGGGAACGGATGGGAGTCTGGATAGGAAGAAGGAATGTTTAAGGTTTTCCAGTTGTCACACCTGGTCCAATGTCACCCAGTGACTCCAACCCATTGGAGGACATctgaagacaaagagaaaaaaaaacccagaaaagATAAACCTCTCATTCACCACATTCCAAGTATGTACCTTTACAATCCGACAACAGCACCCACCTCTCCTGTGGGTGGGGAAGTCTCCCCATGACTCTCCCCTTTTGTGGCCGAGGACTCAGTCTGCGGGCTAACGTAAGCTTTACGGCCCTTCAGGCCCAGTTTATTGGCCAGATCCTGGGCCAGGTCACTAGCCTGCCTGTCCTGGAAGATAAATCACACAAAGAAGAGCTACAGATAAGCTATGGATAATGGATTTTTAGTAATTTTAAGGCAAACTATAATCAGGAACACAGTGTAGCACATGAAGTCAACAAATAAATCATACCACTGATGTAATCATGAACTAAAGCACCTGCCATCTCCACCTACTAATTTCCTGCGAAAACTCTGACAAGTAATCTTTACTTTTGAGCTGGATCTTAAAACTCAGGGGGAAGGGTCATCTGTGTTTATATATTCAATGTTGATGACATACATGGGGTGCTGTGAGGAGACATTTGGTTCCACACTCATAGGCCTCTCTCAGTCGTCCCAACTCCCTCAGACAGAGTGCTTTGCGGTATAATGCCCTGCGACTGCCTTCTGACACGCACAGCGCACTGTCACAGTCCTGAACGCCGCGCTCATACTCCCTCTGAAACAGATAAAACACAGATATACAGTAAGAAAGGCTTTGGAAAGTGTTAGGTGGAAGTTAGTTAAAGCAAAATAGTTAAAGTGACCCTAGAAGAAAAGATCATTTGAATCCCAAAGAAATCCCCCACTGTAGAACGCAAATTAGTGACATTGAATGAGTCAGCGTATTCCTGCTAATGAATGTACTAGATTTTTAGAATTGTCTAACTGGCAAAGCCACTACGTTCACAGACTCAAAGCCTGTATTTCACCCCAGCATTATCACAGACACCAAGTCTCATGACGATGACATTTCCAGTTAGCCCTGCTGCTTGCTTCGACCCAGACAAACTGGAAAATAATAGCTGAGGATAGTTACAGCATATGTTGCATGTAATaatcctctctttctgtttcttgtcTACCTCTTCCCCTGTCACtatcaaataaaagcaaaaaaatggGAAATAATCAATGGAAACTATGCTGTTAAATAGCCAAAAATTATTTATGAAGTAAAATGAAACTTTATATAAAAAGACCTAAACAGCAAATTCACCCCAAATCTAAAGTGGGGGCAGACAAAATCAGTTAAGTACAGTGCCTGACTACTCCCTCTAAatgttttacaacattttagaaACTACTTTGCAGGGTTACCCGTAATTTCTCTATAATAAGTCAAATTAATATACATTGACaactgtgttttatatttgtccATATGAACATCTGCAAATGACATATCCCCCGTTTCCCCTTCTCCCTCACCGTCTGGTAGTAGGCAGCAGCCCTGTTGACATAGAGGCTCTCCAGCAGCTCATGGGGGATAACGAGGGCCTCAGCCTGAGCATAGCGGGCAACACTGACCCCCTCCCCATAGTGCTGGGTCGCCTGACGCCAGTCCTCATCTCGGAAGCAAGAATTGCCCTCATCCAGCAAGTTACATACCAACTGGGAGAGAAACATCTGAGGGGAACATGTAGAATAATGTGTTGAATCATGAGGGGTTTGagggggacaaaaaaaaaagtcaatgcAATATGAGATGGTCAGAAAGATACAGAATGTGAAGAACAACAGGggaacaagaaaaacaagaggAAAAGATAGAGGACAAGATAAACCACCATGTtttggtatatatatatatatatatatatatatataggtccAGGAGAAAATAGAATTTATTGGGAGTATAGTCATAGTGAAAACTGTGAGTAAATAAAATAGGAGCACATTGctgataaaaattaaaaaaaagttgtcacAGTAAAATGGGATAAAAAGGATCAATGCAAACCTCATAACTCTCTGGCTCTGGGAAAGGCAAAGATGACCTGTAGATGGAGAATAAGAAGGCTGTGATTGTTCTTCATACACAAGTTGTGTGCACTTGGTCATGATACTGCTAGTTAGTTGTGAATGAGGCCATCTATGTTGTTGTAATACCGGTCTGGGTACTTACTGGATAAAGCTCATTGCTTTCTGAATTTCCTCTCTTCGTTTATGTCGTTCAGGATCCATAGCCTGAGGGTCAAGACAAGGTTGACTTGCAACAGCTTAAAACTCTTGTTGCAGTATTAACAGATATAAGGTTATTTTCTGCAATAATTGAATACATCTGGAAACCTGCTATCTACTTACAGTCGTCCTAGACAAGCCAAGGCCTGCAACTAAAACACGCTAAGCAATCATCGGACTTGCGTAAAGAAACAGTGGAGACAGCTAACGACGAAGCTGGTTAATAGTTTGCAGAAGATACATTACGTTAACATTGTGTAAATCGGGCATTTGagaaatatttgttaaattaaGTGGGAGGAGGCATCTGAACATTACATAGTTCAAACGTTAGCCATAACAATGTTGTGGAAATGATACCGTTAGCATGTGATATACAGGCTTAACGTTACAGATCGAACTAAACGTTTCACCGACAGCGACGCGTGTAAAACACACAACTTGCATCGGGTTAGCCGCTAAAGGCGTTGGTGTAGCTAGGTAACGTTAACGCTATCTGGGTGTACCAACCGGTGGCTAAGATTAGCCAGCTAACGCAATTCGCTAATCACTGTAACGTTCCCTTAGCTTagctaaataaaataagaaagcaACGTTggcttttaaaaacatattttactcTCTTCGAAGTCACACACATGGCTGCATTAACAGTTTAAAACCAATTGTTGAGCTGACATAAACGGCTACACTGTGCTATTCACTAGCTACCATGTAAAGTTAGCTAGCTATAACTTCATGTACTAGTGGCACTCCAGGTAATAGCCGAAGCCCACTTAGCACGGCAACTCACCGAGAGTTAAGTTACTGCGCTTTTCAGATCAGAGATAACTTCACAGAGAGTTGGCGATAAAGATAGGAAGAACAAGCGTGCCAAGTATCAGTCAATGTCCAGGCGCATATTAGTAAGTTCAGTGTTCCTGTCATTAGTATGTGGGCAGAACACGGGTTGTTTCTCTGCGCCTCTGCTGTATATCgactagctaatgttagctatgTAACTGCTAGCTGCTTTGGCCAGTGCAGTACTGCAACAAGTTTCCTGGAGAAGTAATGGCCACAGGAGGGCAGCAATAAATGTGTCACGGCTGTTTTTAACCTGTGCCGTGGTACTCTCCGAAAAGTATTCAGTCATTTACAAAAATCAGTAATAGCACAGAGTAAAAATACCCCATTACAAGTATAGGGGTATACATCCAAAacgtttgtttaaataaaaatggaaagtaTTTGACCCTTTCCAGAGTTAATTACTGGANNNNNNNNNNNNNNNNNNNNNNNNNNNNNNNNNNNNNNNNNNNNNNNNNNNNNNNNNNNNNNNNNNNNNNNNNNNNNNNNNNNNNNNNNNNNNNNNNNNNCCAAGGCCTGCAACTAAAACACGCTAAGCAATCATCGGACTTGCGTAAAGAAACAGTGGAGACAGCTAACGACGAAGCTGGTTAATAGTTTGCAGAAGATACATTACGTT contains these protein-coding regions:
- the zc3h7bb gene encoding zinc finger CCCH domain-containing protein 7B isoform X1, with translation MDPERHKRREEIQKAMSFIQSSLPFPEPESYEMFLSQLVCNLLDEGNSCFRDEDWRQATQHYGEGVSVARYAQAEALVIPHELLESLYVNRAAAYYQTREYERGVQDCDSALCVSEGSRRALYRKALCLRELGRLREAYECGTKCLLTAPHDRQASDLAQDLANKLGLKGRKAYVSPQTESSATKGESHGETSPPTGEMSSNGLESLGDIGPGDLSSAQCIPAPLATPIPVSDDPATPVVTPCTDLSESPSSQAPPMPYSVPVSEHMDECSSSVIKDELDSLLECIPKKVSESPVQGAIPTNLPNTAVGLRPPYSPNLPAPSTQLTSAFFSSSMSELSPLEPYPPLAQRDQGSTQAQDALGGSFPTGATDGEGKAAGVAAGGLDSLSEYTLPGGRVCHSFIPGMRNHSAAHVNGPAGTNLSLLSRNPLMATHEFRQACHACYSRIGLRVMDYKYQPEAAHRCKRDVLLCRLKNTDDPTWKRIRPRPARNNFLGAFVLCKEVQERQECQYGENCTFAYCQEEIDVWTQERKGALSRELLFDPLGSTERRALSVTRLLQLHMGMFMFLCEECFDSKPRIISKRSKENLAVCSNLTARHPFDDNKCLVHVVRSANVRYSKVRPLHPLCQFDVCRHEVRYGCQREDSCSFAHSVIELKCWVLQQDTGITHEEMVQESKRHWQRLEQNAQKQQKPIHIPHPSSSIPVGGIGSMGCGGGGVGGDGIGGSGVSPVGGVGVGGLGAGAGRGRPLNLKMKFVCGQCWREGQVNEPDKNLKYCTAKARHSWTKERRVLLVKSFEKKKWVVVRPLPFSRTYPQQYDMCVHVMKQKKCHYIGNCSFAHSLEERDVWTYMKNNSLRDMQQMYELWLQLTNQNRRTDSSAVTPPPEDKQVTITADYTESMGGRRLSDGDDL
- the zc3h7bb gene encoding zinc finger CCCH domain-containing protein 7B isoform X2 is translated as MDPERHKRREEIQKAMSFIQSSLPFPEPESYEMFLSQLVCNLLDEGNSCFRDEDWRQATQHYGEGVSVARYAQAEALVIPHELLESLYVNRAAAYYQTREYERGVQDCDSALCVSEGSRRALYRKALCLRELGRLREAYECGTKCLLTAPHDRQASDLAQDLANKLGLKGRKAYVSPQTESSATKGESHGETSPPTGEMSSNGLESLGDIGPGDLSSAQCIPAPLATPIPVSDDPATPVVTPCTDLSESPSSQAPPMPYSVPVSEHMDECSSSVIKDELDSLLECIPKKSPVQGAIPTNLPNTAVGLRPPYSPNLPAPSTQLTSAFFSSSMSELSPLEPYPPLAQRDQGSTQAQDALGGSFPTGATDGEGKAAGVAAGGLDSLSEYTLPGGRVCHSFIPGMRNHSAAHVNGPAGTNLSLLSRNPLMATHEFRQACHACYSRIGLRVMDYKYQPEAAHRCKRDVLLCRLKNTDDPTWKRIRPRPARNNFLGAFVLCKEVQERQECQYGENCTFAYCQEEIDVWTQERKGALSRELLFDPLGSTERRALSVTRLLQLHMGMFMFLCEECFDSKPRIISKRSKENLAVCSNLTARHPFDDNKCLVHVVRSANVRYSKVRPLHPLCQFDVCRHEVRYGCQREDSCSFAHSVIELKCWVLQQDTGITHEEMVQESKRHWQRLEQNAQKQQKPIHIPHPSSSIPVGGIGSMGCGGGGVGGDGIGGSGVSPVGGVGVGGLGAGAGRGRPLNLKMKFVCGQCWREGQVNEPDKNLKYCTAKARHSWTKERRVLLVKSFEKKKWVVVRPLPFSRTYPQQYDMCVHVMKQKKCHYIGNCSFAHSLEERDVWTYMKNNSLRDMQQMYELWLQLTNQNRRTDSSAVTPPPEDKQVTITADYTESMGGRRLSDGDDL